Proteins found in one Clostridium butyricum genomic segment:
- a CDS encoding MATE family efflux transporter, producing the protein MKKRDYSLTEGVIWKSLLFFAVPIMLSNLLQQLYSAVDSSIVGIFAGSMPLAAVGSSGALINLLVGFFLGISTGTSVIFAKYFGADDKKKLLKTMNTSIILSSIAGIIITIVGMIWTKSLLEFMHCPEDVIDLSVMYLRVYFLGIVGMMIYNVGAGIIRARGDSKHPLYYLFVSGVLNLVLDILFVAVFNMGVAGAAFATVISQYVSAALVIINLMNIPESYRLRLKKIHFDKETANEIIRLGIPCGLQAAMFNISNMLVQIKINDFGSIAMAGCAAYEKIDSFLYVPMMAFGLAISTFVGQNIGAGKTDRIKKGVKVCLGYAVIITFIMSILVLLSGSYLINLFTTSEEVKNMGLVMMYIIAPFTFTHCFTEVLAGAIRGAGFAFHTMILTATGICLFRVIWLSSMLSYMNDIRVLYWCYPASWIFCSICFIIYYLRGRWLTNSLQSEY; encoded by the coding sequence ATGAAAAAGAGAGATTATAGTTTAACTGAAGGTGTAATTTGGAAAAGCCTATTATTTTTTGCTGTGCCAATAATGTTAAGTAATCTGCTTCAGCAGCTATATAGTGCAGTAGATAGCTCAATCGTTGGAATATTTGCTGGAAGCATGCCTCTTGCAGCAGTAGGATCATCAGGAGCTTTAATAAATCTACTTGTTGGATTTTTTCTTGGAATTTCAACAGGTACAAGCGTAATTTTTGCAAAATACTTTGGAGCAGATGATAAAAAGAAGCTTCTTAAAACAATGAATACATCAATAATATTAAGTAGTATAGCTGGTATCATAATTACTATAGTTGGTATGATATGGACAAAAAGTTTATTGGAATTCATGCATTGTCCAGAGGACGTTATAGATCTATCTGTTATGTATCTAAGAGTTTACTTTTTAGGTATTGTTGGAATGATGATTTACAATGTTGGAGCTGGAATAATAAGGGCAAGAGGAGATTCGAAACATCCACTTTATTATCTTTTTGTAAGTGGGGTGCTTAATCTTGTTTTAGATATTCTATTTGTTGCAGTATTTAATATGGGAGTTGCAGGAGCGGCATTTGCAACAGTGATTTCACAGTATGTCTCAGCAGCACTTGTAATTATTAATTTAATGAATATTCCAGAAAGCTATAGACTTAGACTTAAGAAAATACATTTTGATAAAGAAACAGCAAATGAAATAATAAGGCTTGGAATTCCATGTGGACTTCAGGCTGCAATGTTTAATATTTCAAATATGCTTGTACAGATAAAGATAAATGATTTTGGTTCTATTGCTATGGCTGGGTGTGCAGCATATGAAAAGATAGATTCCTTTTTATATGTTCCAATGATGGCTTTTGGACTTGCAATATCAACTTTTGTTGGACAGAATATAGGAGCTGGAAAAACAGATCGAATAAAAAAAGGTGTAAAGGTATGCCTTGGATACGCCGTTATAATAACTTTTATTATGAGTATTCTTGTTTTATTAAGTGGCAGTTATCTTATAAATTTATTTACAACAAGTGAAGAAGTAAAGAATATGGGACTTGTGATGATGTATATTATTGCACCATTCACATTTACACATTGTTTTACAGAAGTTCTTGCAGGGGCAATAAGGGGAGCAGGATTTGCATTTCATACAATGATTTTAACTGCAACGGGAATATGTTTATTTAGAGTAATATGGCTTTCAAGTATGCTTTCATATATGAATGATATACGTGTTTTATATTGGTGTTATCCAGCATCGTGGATATTTTGTTCAATTTGTTTTATAATATACTATCTAAGAGGGAGATGGCTGACAAATTCACTACAATCAGAGTATTAA